A single region of the Brachypodium distachyon strain Bd21 chromosome 3, Brachypodium_distachyon_v3.0, whole genome shotgun sequence genome encodes:
- the LOC104584179 gene encoding ethylene-responsive transcription factor ERF024, whose amino-acid sequence MEQQGREISGMMSLCGRRARAETRHPVYRGVRLRAGKWVSEIRELRKPNRIWLGTYPTPEMAAAAYDAAALALRGAGTALNFPDAARSRPAPRSVSADDVRAAAAEAAASFAAVATSAWTTTTERSSDDQYHRPHCNQLRGGGDVMGVVDEDDVFEMPRLMASMAEGLMISPPDGGAVAPYYDVLQVEDEGDAAAVSLWDHA is encoded by the coding sequence ATGGAGCAACAAGGGCGGGAGATCAGCGGGATGATGAGCCtgtgcgggcggcgggcgcgggcggagacGCGGCACCCGGTGTACCGCGGCGTGCGGCTCCGCGCGGGGAAGTGGGTGTCGGAGATCCGGGAGCTGCGGAAGCCCAACAGGATCTGGCTCGGCACCTACCCGACGCCCGAGATGGCCGCGGCCGCCTACGACGCCGCCGCATTGGCGCtgcgcggcgcgggcacggcgcTCAACTTCCCCGACGCGGCCAGGTCGCGCCCGGCGCCGCGGTCCGTGTCCGCCGACGACGtccgcgccgcggccgcggaaGCCGCCGCCTCGTTCGCCGCCGTGGCCACCAGCGCCTGGACGACGACCACAGAACGGAGCAGCGACGACCAATACCATCGTCCCCATTGTAATCAGCTGCGTGGCGGTGGCGACGTGATGGGCGTggtggacgaggacgacgtgtTCGAGATGCCGCGGCTGATGGCGAGCATGGCGGAAGGGCTCATGATCAGCCCGCCGGACGGCGGTGCCGTGGCGCCGTATTATGACGTGCTGCAGGTTGAAGACGAGGGCGACGCGGCAGCTGTGAGCTTGTGGGATCACGCATGA